One Fontisphaera persica DNA window includes the following coding sequences:
- a CDS encoding spinster family MFS transporter, which translates to MNAPASHAGEGRAGGALPGAKMALGLLLAINLFNYLDRQVLAAVVPHLKTSLFDSGQAHGMEGVLAWGEKHLGFKPENALIGLLSMAFMVCYMVAAPLFGRLAVRYSRWLIIGLAVMVWSLASGASGLAVTFAGLLLTRCLVGIGEAAYGPAAPALLSDYFPVQVRGRILSVFYLAIPVGSALGYVLGEQVAKSSIGSWAAAWLGWETESWRWAFYLVVLPGLALGLWALFQREPQKTAGQQPSRATGWKDYLGFFRIPSFVYCTLGMAAMTFAIGGIGFWMPYFLEHLPGKPGSPTTIFGGLTVISGLAATLAGGWAGDRLRERFPGSYFLVSGAAMLTGFPIFVAALHAGYPWIWPGIFLACFCLFFNTGPTNTILANIAPSALRPAAFALNILIIHLLGDVISPVIVGLVADRWNLRVGFLVVGVMFLVSGVLWLLGARHLARDTALAESRGPAS; encoded by the coding sequence ATGAATGCGCCCGCGTCACATGCAGGTGAGGGCCGGGCGGGCGGGGCGCTGCCCGGAGCGAAGATGGCGCTGGGTTTATTGCTGGCAATCAATCTATTCAATTATCTGGACCGGCAGGTGCTCGCGGCGGTGGTGCCGCATTTGAAAACCTCCCTGTTTGATAGCGGCCAGGCTCACGGCATGGAGGGCGTGCTGGCGTGGGGCGAAAAACATCTGGGCTTCAAACCGGAGAATGCGCTCATCGGCCTGCTCTCGATGGCGTTCATGGTGTGTTACATGGTGGCGGCCCCGCTATTTGGGCGGCTGGCGGTGCGGTATTCGCGTTGGCTGATTATTGGCCTGGCGGTGATGGTCTGGAGCCTGGCCAGCGGCGCCTCGGGGCTGGCGGTGACGTTTGCCGGCCTGTTGCTTACCCGGTGTTTGGTGGGCATTGGCGAAGCCGCCTACGGCCCCGCCGCGCCGGCCTTGTTGTCGGATTATTTTCCAGTGCAGGTCCGGGGGCGCATTCTGTCCGTGTTTTATCTGGCGATTCCAGTGGGCAGCGCGCTGGGGTATGTGTTGGGCGAGCAGGTAGCCAAATCCAGTATCGGCTCCTGGGCCGCGGCCTGGCTGGGATGGGAAACGGAAAGCTGGCGGTGGGCGTTTTACCTGGTGGTGCTGCCGGGACTGGCGCTCGGCCTGTGGGCGTTGTTCCAGCGTGAGCCGCAAAAAACCGCTGGCCAACAACCAAGCCGCGCCACCGGATGGAAAGATTACCTGGGCTTTTTCCGCATTCCGTCCTTTGTGTATTGCACGCTGGGGATGGCGGCGATGACGTTCGCCATTGGCGGCATCGGTTTTTGGATGCCCTATTTTCTCGAACATCTGCCCGGCAAACCCGGCTCGCCCACCACGATTTTTGGCGGGCTTACGGTGATTTCGGGGCTGGCCGCCACCCTGGCGGGCGGATGGGCCGGGGACCGGTTGCGCGAGCGTTTTCCCGGCTCTTATTTTCTGGTCAGTGGCGCCGCCATGCTGACGGGCTTCCCGATATTTGTGGCGGCGTTGCACGCGGGCTATCCGTGGATATGGCCGGGAATTTTTCTGGCGTGTTTCTGCCTGTTTTTCAACACGGGGCCGACCAACACCATTCTGGCCAACATTGCTCCTTCGGCATTGCGGCCGGCGGCGTTTGCCTTGAACATTTTGATTATTCATTTATTGGGCGATGTGATTTCGCCGGTGATTGTGGGGCTGGTGGCCGACCGGTGGAATTTGCGCGTGGGTTTTCTGGTGGTGGGCGTCATGTTTTTGGTAAGTGGCGTGTTGTGGCTGCTGGGGGCGCGGCATCTGGCGCGGGATACGGCGCTGGCGGAGAGTCGCGGGCCGGCAAGTTGA